The Pyrococcus kukulkanii genome contains a region encoding:
- a CDS encoding 50S ribosomal protein L15e produces MGMYKYIREAWKNPKKSYVGQLLKQRMIKWRREPVVVRIERPTRLDRARALGYQAKQGYVIVRVRVRRGGRKRPRWKGGRKPSKMGQLKYSPKKSLQWIAEEKAARKFPNLEVLNSYWVGEDGMYKWFEVILVDPHHPVIKSDPKIAWIALKHHKGRVFRGLTSAGKKGRGLRNKGKGAEKVRPSIRANEGKGK; encoded by the coding sequence ATGGGAATGTACAAGTACATTAGGGAAGCATGGAAGAACCCGAAGAAGAGCTACGTTGGTCAGTTGCTTAAGCAGAGAATGATAAAGTGGAGGAGAGAGCCTGTAGTCGTTAGAATCGAGAGGCCCACGAGGCTTGACAGGGCTAGGGCTTTAGGTTACCAGGCGAAGCAGGGCTACGTTATCGTGAGGGTCAGGGTCAGAAGAGGAGGAAGGAAGAGGCCCAGGTGGAAGGGCGGAAGGAAGCCAAGCAAGATGGGTCAGCTTAAGTACTCACCTAAGAAGAGCCTCCAGTGGATTGCCGAGGAGAAGGCAGCGAGGAAGTTCCCAAACCTCGAGGTTCTCAACAGCTACTGGGTTGGCGAGGATGGTATGTACAAGTGGTTCGAGGTAATCCTAGTTGATCCCCACCACCCAGTCATCAAGTCGGATCCTAAGATAGCTTGGATAGCACTCAAGCACCACAAGGGTAGGGTGTTCAGAGGCCTCACTTCGGCTGGTAAGAAGGGAAGAGGCCTCAGGAACAAGGGTAAGGGTGCAGAGAAAGTTAGACCAAGCATTAGGGCGAACGAAGGTAAGGGCAAGTGA